A single region of the Salvia miltiorrhiza cultivar Shanhuang (shh) chromosome 8, IMPLAD_Smil_shh, whole genome shotgun sequence genome encodes:
- the LOC131001289 gene encoding uncharacterized protein LOC131001289, which translates to MVGANLFHYRKNSWPPEEYINRATLQLFDIEGAAPPEHALRRKLNSHASILKEFSITFREAIQMIRLGIRLWHYVREEASHGRKAPIDPFTREHCKPSASQGVPLGGMGSGSISRGFRGEFRHFQILPGTCETSPVMANQFSIFISRDGGNKKYSSVLSPGRHEGLGKPSDQGISSWGWNLNGQHSTYHALFPRAWTVYDGEPDPELKISCRQISPFIPHNYRESSLPTSVFVYTLVNTGKERAKVSLLFTWANSIGGTSHLTGDHVNEPFIGEDGVSGVLLHHKTAKDNPPVTYAIAACETQNVSVSVLPCFGLNEGSCVTAKDMWGKMVQDGHFDQENSSNGPSMPSSPGETHCAAVSASTWVEPHGKCTVAFAVSWSSPKVKFCKGKSYHRRYTKYYGTSKNAAKDLVHDSLTKYMLWEEEIEKWQNPILKDEKLPEWYKFTLFNELYFLVAGGTVWIDSSLPVEESVGIKSVITNDKRSNKKQVRIVHKSAGLVKETAVQDSDASVDVDRNRGRESSDEEESSSCGSGGGENSLTTSPIKLGKPVNDEDDVGKFLYLEGVEYIMWCTYDVHFYASFALLELFPKIELSIQRDFANAVLFEDRRKVKFLAEGNYGIRKVKGAVPHDLGTHDPWHEMNAYNIHDTSRWKDLNPKFVLQVYRDFAATGDLSFGADVWPAVCAAIDYMDQFDRDDDGMIENDGFPDQTYDAWTVHGISAYCGALWLAALQSAATMAVQLGDQAFADKCKNKFVKAKAVFEEKLWNGSYFNYDSGSSSNSKSIQADQLAGQWYTAASGLPDLFDERKIRSALQKIHDFNVMKVKGGRIGAVNGMHPSGKVDESCMQSREVWTGVTYAAAATMIHAGMTEQAFTTAKGIFLAGWSDEGYGYAFQTPEGWTTGGHFRSLIYMRPLAIWAMQWALSTSKTLLKAPTVMAMDRLHVPSDTANSSCIENKIGKKPWCFGNAVFHCSC; encoded by the exons ATGGTGGGTGCAAATCTTTTTCATTATAGAAAAAATTCATGGCCGCCGGAAGAATACATTAATCGAGCAACTTTGCAGTTG TTTGATATCGAAGGTGCTGCCCCTCCCGAACACGCATTGAGAAGAAAATTAAACAGCCATGCCAGCATCCTTAAAGAATTCAGCATCACATTTAGAGAAGCCATACAAATG ATTCGACTTGGAATACGACTATGGCATTACGTTAGGGAAGAAGCATCCCATGGAAGA AAAGCGCCCATAGATCCTTTTACTCGAGAACATTGCAAACCCTCTGCCTCACAAGGAGTGCCGCTAGGTGGGATGGG AAGTGGTAGCATATCTAGAGGTTTCAGGGGGGAGTTCAGGCATTTTCAAATACTTCCTGGTACATGCGAGACTTCACCGGTGATGGCCAATCAATTCTCT ATCTTCATATCTCGTGATGGAGGAAACAAGAAGTATTCATCTGTTTTATCTCCTGGCAGACATGAAGGTTTAGG AAAGCCAAGTGATCAAGGTATATCATCGTGGGGTTGGAATTTAAATGGTCAGCATTCTACATATCATGCTCTATTCCCCAGGGCGTGGACAGTTTATGATG GTGAACCAGACCCTGAGTTAAAAATATCTTGTCGGCAGATATCACCATTTATACCTCATAATTATCGAGAGAGCAGCCTTCCCACATCTGTATTTGTGTACACC TTGGTGAATACAGGGAAGGAGAGGGCCAAAGTCAGCCTTCTTTTTACGTGGGCG AATTCTATTGGAGGCACCTCTCATCTAACGGGAGATCATGTCAATGAGCCATTTAT tggtGAAGATGGAGTATCAGGCGTGCTGCTACATCACAA GACGGCAAAAGATAACCCTCCTGTGACTTATGCGATTGCTGCCTGTGAAACCCAGAATGTGAGCGTCTCAGTTTTGCCCTGTTTTGGCCTAAACGAAGGAAGCTGCGTAACTGCAAAAGATATGTGGGGTAAAATGGTGCAG GATGGGCACTTTGATCAAGAGAACTCGAGCAATGGGCCTAGCATGCCGTCCTCACCTGGGGAGACCCATTGTGCTGCAGTTTCTGCTTCTACATGGGTTGAACCTCATGGAAAGTGCACAGTTGCATTTGCTGTTTCTTGGTCGTCTCCTAAAGTTAAATTTTGCAAGGGGAAGTCCTATCATAG GAGGTACACTAAATACTACGGCACTTCGAAAAATGCAGCTAAGGACCTGGTCCACGACTCTCTAACAA AATATATGCTGTGGGAAGAAGAGATTGAAAAATGGCAAAACCCTATTCTTAAAGATGAGAAACTGCCGGAATG GTACAAGTTTACTCTGTTCAATGAGCTCTATTTTCTAGTTGCCGGTGGAACAGTTTGGATTG ACTCGAGCTTACCAGTTGAGGAATCAGTTGGTATTAAGTCTGTGATTACTAACGACAAAAGATCCAACAAGAAACAAGTGAGAATAGTTCACAAATCAGCCGGGCTTGTAAAGGAGACTGCTGTTCAAGATTCCGATGCCTCTGTTGATGTTGATCGAAACAGGGGTAGAGAATCTTCGGACGAAGAAGAATCGAGCTCTTGTGGGAGTGGCGGTGGAGAGAACTCCCTTACGACTTCCCCTATTAAGTTGGGAAAGCCCGTTAATGATGAGGATGATGTAGGCAAGTTTCTGTATTTGGAAGGCGTGGAATATATCATGTGGTGCACATACGATGTCCACTTCTATGCGTCTTTCGCGCTTCTCGAGCTGTTTCCTAAGATCGAGCTCAGCATTCAGCGGGACTTTGCCAATGCCGTGCTGTTTGAGGATAGAAGAAAAGTCAAGTTTTTAGCGGAGGGGAATTATGGGATCCGCAAGGTGAAAGGAGCCGTTCCTCATGATCTTGGAACTCACGATCCGTGGCATGAGATGAACGCGTACAACATACACGACACGAGCAGATGGAAGGATCTCAACCCCAAGTTTGTTCTTCAGGTGTACAGAGACTTCGCTGCGACAGGAGATCTTTCTTTTGGAGCGGATGTCTGGCCTGCCGTCTGCGCTGCAATCGACTACATGGACCAATTTGATAGGGATGACGATGGTATGATTGAGAACGACGGGTTCCCGGATCAAACATACGACGCTTGGACCGTTCACGGCATAAGTGCTTACTGTGGCGCCTTATGGCTCGCCGCACTTCAATCTGCTGCGACAATGGCTGTCCAGCTAGGCGACCAAGCCTTCGCCGACAAGTGCAAGAACAAATTCGTAAAGGCGAAAGCCGTATTCGAGGAGAAACTATGGAATGGGTCGTATTTCAACTACGACAGCGGGTCTAGCAGTAACAGTAAATCCATCCAAGCCGATCAACTCGCGGGGCAGTGGTACACGGCCGCGTCGGGCTTACCCGATCTTTTCGATGAGCGCAAGATTCGAAGCGCGCTCCAGAAAATCCACGATTTCAATGTCATGAAAGTGAAAGGAGGCAGAATCGGGGCGGTCAACGGGATGCATCCGAGTGGTAAGGTAGATGAAAGTTGCATGCAGTCTCGTGAAGTATGGACCGGTGTAACGTATGCCGCGGCTGCCACCATGATCCACGCTGGAATGACGGAGCAGGCTTTCACCACCGCGAAGGGCATATTCCTCGCCGGCTGGTCGGATGAGGGATATGG GTACGCTTTTCAGACGCCAGAAGGGTGGACGACAGGCGGGCATTTCCGTTCCCTCATATACATGAGACCGCTGGCCATATGGGCGATGCAGTGGGCGCTGTCCACGTCCAAGACGCTCCTGAAAGCCCCCACGGTCATGGCGATGGACAGATTGCACGTACCCTCCGATACTGCAAATTCGTCCTGCATCGAGAACAAGATAGGGAAGAAGCCGTGGTGCTTTGGCAACGCAGTGTTCCACTGTTCGTGCTGA